The following are encoded together in the Lactuca sativa cultivar Salinas chromosome 1, Lsat_Salinas_v11, whole genome shotgun sequence genome:
- the LOC111913908 gene encoding beta-glucuronosyltransferase GlcAT14A, whose product MKLPQLVESFILFSNTHLKFLAFGTLLLITGAAVTPYFQYGYSTGDTWTPNRVKPVPSKSSGDPPVLAYWIYGSSGDGERILRLLKATYHPRNQYLLLLDASSSSDERSDLALSIQSDPLFSEFDNVNVVGRSYGVNPMGGSGLAALLHASALLLKISSSWDWFITLGPSDYPLITQDDILHAFTFLPRDLNFVHFANTSVSDVNERVKRVVVDPNVYERKNSPIFYATGSRNAPNMFKIVAGSPWVILSRSFIEFCVEGWDNFPRKLLMYMSNVESPLELYFQTVICNSPGFQNMTIDNDLRYVMSKNETLNKMGEMAIVARSFKKEDGDGLMQEIDTNILKRCGNGVVRGKWCFDQKTNVSMTINKTATEGREDWRWGDINSVEESPRGVKLGQTLSRLAGEGTRRFDGCRDNI is encoded by the exons ATGAAACTACCCCAACTTGTTGAATCTTTTATCCTTTTCAGTAATACCCATCTCAAGTTTTTAGCTTTTGGAACTTTACTACTCATTACTGGAGCAGCCGTAACTCCATATTTCCAATATGGATACTCCACCGGAGACACTTGGACACCAAACAGAGTAAAACCAGTGCCATCAAAAAGCTCCGGCGACCCTCCGGTCCTGGCTTACTGGATTTACGGATCTAGTGGAGATGGCGAAAGGATTCTTCGGCTTTTGAAGGCTACTTATCATCCCAGAAATCAGTACCTTTTGTTACTGGATGCGTCTTCTTCCTCAGATGAAAGATCGGATCTGGCACTTTCTATACAATCGGACCCATTGTTTAGCGAATTTGACAATGTCAACGTTGTTGGGCGGAGCTATGGTGTGAACCCGATGGGTGGATCTGGGCTCGCCGCTTTGCTCCATGCGTCTGCATTGCTTCTTAAAATAAGTTCAAGTTGGGATTGGTTCATCACACTTGGTCCCTCCGATTACCCATTAATCACGCAGGATG ATATCCTCCACGCTTTTACATTCTTGCCTAGGGACCTCAACTTTGTGCATTTCGCCAACACTAGCGTCTCTGATGT GAATGAACGAGTTAAGCGAGTGGTTGTGGACCCAAACGTCTATGAGAGAAAGAACAGTCCGATTTTCTACGCGACAGGGAGTAGAAATGCACCAAACATGTTCAAGATTGTAGCAGGATCCCCTTGGGTAATCTTAAGCCGATCATTTATAGAGTTTTGTGTAGAAGGATGGGACAACTTTCCTAGGAAACTGTTAATGTACATGAGCAACGTGGAATCTCCTCTTGAGTTGTACTTCCAAACAGTCATCTGTAACTCACCCGGTTTTCAGAACATGACAATCGACAATGATttgagatatgttatgagtaaAAATGAGACCCTTAACAAAATGGGGGAGATGGCGATTGTTGCAAGGTCTTTCAAGAAAGAAGATGGTGATGGGTTGATGCAGGAGATTGACACCAACATATTGAAGCGTTGTGGAAATGGGGTTGTGCGTGGCAAATGGTGCTTTGACCAGAAAACGAATGTGAGTATGACTATAAACAAAACGGCAACGGAAGGAAGAGAGGATTGGAGATGGGGCGACATAAACTCGGTTGAGGAAAGTCCTCGAGGAGTGAAGTTAGGGCAAACATTGTCCAGACTTGCGGGTGAAGGAACAAGAAGATTTGATGGTTGTCGAGACAAtatttga